Part of the Quercus lobata isolate SW786 chromosome 6, ValleyOak3.0 Primary Assembly, whole genome shotgun sequence genome, taccaaggcatcatcgtgtgGCTGGAATGTCCCCTCCTTATCCTCCTCTGAAAAACCTAAAATGGGTGTGGCCACCACCTTAGCCTTTTTGAATGTCCGATCCCTATCTCTTGAATTAAGGCCCATAGCCATAGACATGAACCCTGAACAGGTCCTAACGTCGCCTTTGGGCTTAGTGAAAATCACATTAATTGTGACCAATGCTAGCCGAGGAGCTCTATCCCTCTGATACCCAGCTCCTGAATGCCCGAACTGACCTACAGGCTGATGCAAGAACTGACCTAGCCTCCCTGCCTTCACCAGTTGACCTAAGTGATCCAGTAAGGTCCTACAGTCCTTTGTGATGTACCCTTTTTCTTGATGATAATGGCAATAAAGGCTTTGGTTCCTCTTGAAAGGATCCCCACCCATCTTATTGGGCCATCCAAAATATGGTTCactctttatcttctccaataTCTGATAAACTGGCTCTTTGAACAAAGAATTACCATTTAAGCCCCCGAGGATGACGTTTGGTTAGGAAAGTCTCTCCTGGGATGATTATTCTAATATCCACCTCCCCGAGGATCCCTTTTCTTTGGGGAGACCTTAACCCTTACCCTTCCCTTGGGTTTGATCTTCCTCTACCCTCTTATACTTACCAATGCAATCCATGAGCTGGCACATACTAAAGGCAGGCTTCATTCTCAACGACTTCTACAACTCATGGTCCGTTGGAAGCCCCACCTTAAATGTACTAACAGCTACATCCTCAAAATTTCCATCTATTTCGTTGTACGTTCCCCAGTATCTATTTGAGTAGGTCCTGAAAGTCTCACCCTCCCTCATGGCCATGGACAAAAGAGAATCAAAGGGCTTAGGGACTCTACTACATTTTACAAACCTTGCTCCGAATGCCCTCGTCAACTCCTCAAAGGACTTTATTGACCCCTCCTCCAAAGCATTAAACCACCACATAGCCACAATCCCGAGGCTAAAGGGAAAAACCTTGCACATGAGGGCCTCATTGCCAGAATGAACTGCCATCTTTTGATTGaagtggctcacatgctccacaaGGTCAAACCTTCCATTGTATATAGTAAAGGTAGGTTGTGAAAACCGATAAGGAAGCCTAGCCTTGTCGATTCTCCTAACAAAGGGTGACTTGGAGATCTATAGAAGTGCTTTGCTCATCGCATCATTCCCCATGCCATAATGAGATGACCATTTCTCACGCTTGTACCTATCCCTTTCCAGTTTGCCCTAGCGCGAAGACGCTGAGAATGACTCACTGGATGAAGTTCTAGACCTATAACAGTATGAGTGATCCCTACTTCCCCCTGATCCATCGCGTGATGGGGATGATGGACTCTTTCTATTACGCTCCTTTTGCCGCAGTTTCCTACGCAAATGATCTATCTCAAGTTGCAGCTTCTATGTCTCTTGGTCATGCGAGACGTGACTTGTTGTCCTTGAATGACTCCGCTTTGTATAGTAAGACTTTACCATAACGCTTGGCGTATGTTGCCTGTCTCTCCTTCGCTCCAAATTGACAAATTAGTTTTCCCTTTGTGAACCTATGGATTCCTCCCCTACATTGGCCAAGATTACTTAGGATAAACCCAAAGCACCTTGATGTTTCCACAGatggcaccaattgtaaggactcaaaaatcaaacaacCCAAACCCACTTAGAATGGTGAGATTTGTACAATTCAACTAGGCCCAAGTCAATACATATTTGTAAGAGAATGGATTAAACAAAAAGGAGGGGTTAGCCCAAGGACAAAAACAGGGAAAAAAGACTAAGAATCACAGATTGACATATAAATGGCTTATTACAAGCTCGCCCGAGGAGGCCAATGATACTTAGAATGATACACTGTTCATGTTTTTCTCTCAATGTTCTTATTCTAATTCCTATCTTTCtgatacctttttttttttttttggatcccTTTCATCTGAAAATTCTCTTCCATTATATACTCCTTAGCACTTCATATCTTGTTCCATCATCTCCACCTACCTAAATTCTCATCCTGATACCTATCCCCTTTAACTTCTGTTGAAGGTGGTAGAAGGAGCTGCTTAACTTTAAGCTCCACTGTTTAGGTCACTTCCTTATCAATGCAGCTAATAAAACTGTTGCTAgccattt contains:
- the LOC115950327 gene encoding uncharacterized protein LOC115950327, which encodes MAVHSGNEALMCKVFPFSLGIVAMWWFNALEEGSIKSFEELTRAFGARFVKCSRVPKPFDSLLSMAMREGETFRTYSNRYWGTYNEIDGNFEDVAVSTFKILEKIKSEPYFGWPNKMGGDPFKRNQSLYCHYHQEKGYITKDCRTLLDHLGQLVKAGRLGQFLHQPVGQFGHSGAGYQRDRAPRLALVTINVIFTKPKGDVRTCSGFMSMAMGLNSRDRDRTFKKAKVVATPILGFSEEDKEGTFQPHDDALVVTIRIGDYNVKKVLVDQGSGAEIMHPDLYKGLNLKPKDLQKYDLLLIGFDGRMVVPHGMIRLPMQAGDEEVQVSFIVVEAYSPYTAILARA